A stretch of DNA from Candidatus Pseudomonas phytovorans:
CTTCGCTGGATTATCATTTCGATCGCTACCAGTCGGCCAACCTGGTCAAGCTGGACGTACTGATCAACGGCGACAAGGTCGATGCCCTGGCATTGATCGTGCACCGCGACAACGCGGCCTACAAAGGCCGTGCGTTGACCGAGAAGATGAAGGAACTGATCCCTCGGCAGATGTTCGATGTGGCGATCCAGGCAGCCATTGGCGGCCAGATCATTGCGCGGACAACCGTCAAGGCGCTCAGAAAGAACGTACTGGCCAAGTGCTACGGTGGTGACGTCAGCCGTAAGAAGAAACTGCTGGAGAAGCAGAAGGCCGGTAAGAAACGCATGAAACAGGTAGGCAACGTGGAAATTCCACAGGAAGCCTTCCTCGCCGTGCTCAGGTTGGATAGCTAGGTCCTATGTCGCTAAATTTCCCGCTGTTGCTAGTCATCGCCGTCTTCGTCTGCGGTCTGCTGGGCTTGATCGACTTGCTGTTCCTGGCCCCGCGCCGGCGTTCGGCAATCGCCAACTATCAGGGCAGCGTCAGCCAGCCCGAGATGGCCGTGGTCGAGCGCCTGAACAAGGAACCGTTGCTGGTCGAGTACGGCAAATCGTTCTTTCCGGTGCTGTTCATCGTGCTGGTGCTGCGTTCATTCCTGGTCGAGCCGTTCCAGATCCCTTCGGGGTCGATGAAACCGACCCTGGAAGTGGGCGACTTCATCCTGGTGAACAAGTTCTCGTACGGTATTCGCCTGCCGGTGATCGACAAGAAAGTCATAGAGGTGGGTGACCCGCAACGCGGTGATGTAATGGTGTTCCGCTACCCGAGCGACCCGAACGTCAACTACATCAAGCGTGTGGTCGGCCTGCCAGGTGACCAGATCCGCTACACCAACGACAAGCGTCTGTTCGTTAACGGCCAGCCGATTGCCGAACAACTGGTGGGCGCCGAGCCGGGTACCTTGGGCAGCGCCGAGCTGTACAAGGAAAAGCTTGGCGAGGCCGAACACCTGATCCGCAAGGAAATGAGCCGTTATCGCATGCCGCCGGACCAGCAGTGGACCGTGCCGGCAGGCCATTACTTCATGATGGGCGACAACCGCGACAACTCCAACGACAGCCGTTACTGGGATGACCCGAACATCCCGAAGGAATTGCATGGCATGGTTCCGGACCGGAACATCGTCGGCAAGGCCTTTGCGGTGTGGATGAGCTGGCCAGAGCCCAAGCTCAGCCACTTGCCCAACCTGTCGCGGGTCGGCCTGATCCATTGATACCCTTCGGCGCTGTCCAGCAGACAGCGCCGAATGCATTTCTGACATAGGCTGTGTTCTCAGGGATCGGGACATTCGTCGCATACGGCGGCGGACCACAGCCAAACAGTCTTTCAGGATGTTGATTTGAACAACGCGTTGAACAACAAACGGGTGGTTGCATGACTGCTTCCCTTGCCCATCTGGAGCGAAAGCTCGGTTATACCTTCAAGAACCAGGACCAGATGCTCCTGGCGCTGACCCATCGCAGTTACGCCGGGCGCAATAACGAGCGCCTGGAGTTCCTCGGTGACGCCATTCTCAACTTTGTCGCCGGCGAAGCGCTGTTCGAGCGCTTCCCGCAGGCCCGCGAAGGCCAGCTGTCGCGCCTGCGCGCGCGCTTGGTCAAGGGCGAGACCCTGGCCCGTCTGGCCCGTGGTTTTGACCTGGGCGAATACTTGCGCCTGGGTTCGGGAGAACTCAAAAGTGGCGGTTTTCGTCGCGAGTCGATCCTGGCCGACGCCCTGGAGGCACTGATTGGTGCCATCTACCTGGACGCCGACATGGACACGGCCCGGGAGCGCGTGCTGGCCTGGCTGGCCGACGAGTTTGAAGGCCTGACCCTGGTCGACACCAACAAGGACCCGAAAACCCGCCTGCAAGAATTCCTGCAATCGCGTAGCTGTGAGCTGCCGCGTTACGAAGTAGTGGATATCCAGGGTGAACCGCACTGCCGCACGTTCTTCGTCGAATGCGAAGTCGTGCTGCTGAACAACAAGAGCCGTGGTCAGGGCGTTAGCCGGCGTATTGCCGAGCAAGTCGCTGCCGCGTCTGCACTGATCGCCCTGGGCGTGGAGAATGGCAATGACTGATAACAACCCGACCCGCTGTGGCTACGTAGCCATTGTCGGCCGCCCCAACGTCGGCAAGTCGACCCTGCTCAACCACATCCTCGGCCAGAAGCTGGCGATTACCTCGCGCAAGCCGCAGACCACCCGCCACAACATGCTCGGGATCAAGACCGAAGGTGATGTGCAGGCGATCTACGTCGATACCCCCGGTATGCACAAGGCCAACGACAAGGCCCTGAACCGCTACATGAACCGCACTGCATCGGCCGCCCTGAAGGACGTCGATGTGGTGATCTTCGTTGTCGACCGCACCAAGTGGACCGACGAAGACCAGTTGGTGCTGGAGCGCGTGCAGTATGTGACCGGCCCGCTGATCATCGCGGTCAACAAGACCGACCGCATGGAAGAGAAGGCCGAGCTGATCCCGCACCTGCAGTGGCTGCAAGAGCAACTGCCGAATGCCGAGGTCATGCCGATTTCCGCGCAGCAGGGGCACAACCTCGAAGCGCTGGAAGCGCAGATTGCCAAGCACCTGCCAGAGAACGATCACTTCTTCCCGGAAGACCAGATCACCGACCGGAGCAGCCGCTTCCTGGCCGCTGAACTGGTTCGCGAGAAGATCATGCGTCAGTTGGGTGCGGAGCTGCCGTACCAGATCACCGTAGAGATCGAAGAGTTCAAGCAGCAGGGCCATGTGCTGCACATCCACGCGCTGATCCTGGTTGAGCGCGACGGTCAGAAGAAAATCATCATTGGCGACAAGGGCGAGCGCATCAAGCGCATCGGCTCCGAGGCGCGCAAGGACATGGAAGTGCTGTTTGATTCCAAGGTCATGCTCAACCTGTGGGTCAAGGTGAAAGGCGGCTGGTCCGACGACGAGCGCGCCCTGCGCTCGCTGGGCTACGGCGACCTCTAAGTAATGCTCTTGGGGCCGCTATGCGGCCCATCGCAGGCAAGCCAGCTCCCACACCGACAGCATCGACTTCAAGTCATGTGCAGTACCTGTGGGAGCTGGCTTGCCTGCGATGGGCTGCACAGCAGCCCCAATTAGCAGTATTGCCGGGGCGCAGGTAACGAGTGATCTTTTATGGAACAGCCAGTCGGCCAACCGGCCTACGTCCTGCATAGCCGTGCCTACAAGGAAACCAGCGCGCTGGTGGACTTCTTCACGCCGCAGGGCCGCATGCGCGCGGTGCTGCGCCGTGCGCGTGGCAAGGGCGGCAGCCTGGTGCGGCCGTTCGTGCCACTTGAGGTAGAGCTGCGTGGGCGTGGCGAGCTGAAAAACGTCGGGCGCATGGACGGCGCCGGCATCGCCACCTGGCTGCACGGTGACGCCCTGTTCAGCGGGTTGTACCTCAATGAACTGCTCATGCGCCTGTTGCCCGCCGAAGCGCCATTCCCGGCCCTGTTCGCGCACTACGCCCTGACCTTGCAAGCCCTGGCCGAGGGGCGACCGCTGGAGCCGCTGCTGCGCTCGTTCGAATGGCGGCTGCTGGACGAACTCGGTTATGCGTTCTCCTTGAACCATGACGTCAACGACCAACCCATCGTGGCCGACGGCCTGTACCGCTTGCGTGTGGATGCCGGCCTGGAGCGGGTCGAACTGGTGCAGCCCGGCCTGTTCCGTGGCATCGAGCTAATGGCTCTGGCCGACGCCGACTGGGACACCCCAGGCGCTTTGCTCGCGGCCAAGCGCCTGATGCGCCAGGCCTTGGCGGTTCACCTTGGCGCAAAACCGCTGGTCAGCCGGGAACTGTTTCGCAAGCGCTGATCACGACGTATGCTGTGGGGCTAAACCTTCAGGAGAGCCTTTCGTGACTCACAGCAACCGCATGCTTCTCGGCGTAAACATCGACCACGTGGCGACCCTGCGCCAGGCTCGGGGCACGCGTTACCCTGATCCGGTCAAGGCTGCCCTGGACGCCGAAGAGGCCGGCGCCGATGGCATCACCGTGCACCTGCGCGAAGACCGTCGACACATCCAGGAGCGCGACGTTGTGCTGCTCAAGGATGTGCTGCAGACGCGCATGAACTTCGAAATGGGCGTCACCGAAGAGATGATGGCCTTTGCCGAGAAGATCCGCCCGGCGCATATCTGCCTGGTGCCTGAAACCCGCCAGGAACTGACCACTGAAGGTGGCCTGGACGTAGCGGGGCAGGAGGCGCGGATCAAGGCGGCAGTGGAGCGGCTGGCACGTACCGGTGCCGAGGTGTCCTTGTTCATTGATGCCGACGAACGGCAGATCGAGGCTTCGCGCCGTGTGGGTGCGCCGGCCATAGAGCTGCACACCGGGCGTTACGCCGATGCCCAAACCCCGACCGAAGTGGCCGAGGAGTTGCAACGTATTGTTGATGGCGTGGCATTTGGTGTGGGGCAGGGGCTGATCGTGAATGCTGGCCACGGGCTGCATTACCACAACGTCGAGGCGGTGGCGGCTATCAAGGGTATCAATGAGCTGAACATTGGCCATGCGCTGGTGGCGCATGCCCTGTTTGTCGGTTTCAAGGCTGCTGTGGCTGAGATGAAGGCACTGATCGTGGCAGCTTCGCGCTGATTGATCGCCTGTACCGGCCTCTTCGCGGGCTTGCCCGCTC
This window harbors:
- the era gene encoding GTPase Era → MTDNNPTRCGYVAIVGRPNVGKSTLLNHILGQKLAITSRKPQTTRHNMLGIKTEGDVQAIYVDTPGMHKANDKALNRYMNRTASAALKDVDVVIFVVDRTKWTDEDQLVLERVQYVTGPLIIAVNKTDRMEEKAELIPHLQWLQEQLPNAEVMPISAQQGHNLEALEAQIAKHLPENDHFFPEDQITDRSSRFLAAELVREKIMRQLGAELPYQITVEIEEFKQQGHVLHIHALILVERDGQKKIIIGDKGERIKRIGSEARKDMEVLFDSKVMLNLWVKVKGGWSDDERALRSLGYGDL
- the lepB gene encoding signal peptidase I, which encodes MSLNFPLLLVIAVFVCGLLGLIDLLFLAPRRRSAIANYQGSVSQPEMAVVERLNKEPLLVEYGKSFFPVLFIVLVLRSFLVEPFQIPSGSMKPTLEVGDFILVNKFSYGIRLPVIDKKVIEVGDPQRGDVMVFRYPSDPNVNYIKRVVGLPGDQIRYTNDKRLFVNGQPIAEQLVGAEPGTLGSAELYKEKLGEAEHLIRKEMSRYRMPPDQQWTVPAGHYFMMGDNRDNSNDSRYWDDPNIPKELHGMVPDRNIVGKAFAVWMSWPEPKLSHLPNLSRVGLIH
- the recO gene encoding DNA repair protein RecO; this encodes MEQPVGQPAYVLHSRAYKETSALVDFFTPQGRMRAVLRRARGKGGSLVRPFVPLEVELRGRGELKNVGRMDGAGIATWLHGDALFSGLYLNELLMRLLPAEAPFPALFAHYALTLQALAEGRPLEPLLRSFEWRLLDELGYAFSLNHDVNDQPIVADGLYRLRVDAGLERVELVQPGLFRGIELMALADADWDTPGALLAAKRLMRQALAVHLGAKPLVSRELFRKR
- the pdxJ gene encoding pyridoxine 5'-phosphate synthase, whose product is MTHSNRMLLGVNIDHVATLRQARGTRYPDPVKAALDAEEAGADGITVHLREDRRHIQERDVVLLKDVLQTRMNFEMGVTEEMMAFAEKIRPAHICLVPETRQELTTEGGLDVAGQEARIKAAVERLARTGAEVSLFIDADERQIEASRRVGAPAIELHTGRYADAQTPTEVAEELQRIVDGVAFGVGQGLIVNAGHGLHYHNVEAVAAIKGINELNIGHALVAHALFVGFKAAVAEMKALIVAASR
- the rnc gene encoding ribonuclease III; amino-acid sequence: MTASLAHLERKLGYTFKNQDQMLLALTHRSYAGRNNERLEFLGDAILNFVAGEALFERFPQAREGQLSRLRARLVKGETLARLARGFDLGEYLRLGSGELKSGGFRRESILADALEALIGAIYLDADMDTARERVLAWLADEFEGLTLVDTNKDPKTRLQEFLQSRSCELPRYEVVDIQGEPHCRTFFVECEVVLLNNKSRGQGVSRRIAEQVAAASALIALGVENGND